GTCAGGCCGAGGGGCTGGCGGTCGGCGATGACCCGTGCTGCCAGCGCGCTCTGCACGCTGACGGCAATGTTGCGGCGCTGCCCGCGCAGGCCGAGTTCGAGGTCCACCGGAGCGAGGCCATCGCGCCGCTGCGACACCTGGATCTGCGGTGTTCGCAGGTACTCCTCCCGCGTGCGCGGCGGCTGCGTGAGCGCGGCGCCGTAGGCGAACACGTACTGGTCGCTGAGCAGCGGCAGCTTGCGCAGGCCGTTCTGCTGGGAGAGCGGCTGGTCAAGGTCGATCAGCAGGTCGAGCTTGCCGGTGGCCAGTTCCTGCAGCGCCTCGCGACGGCGGCTCTGGTAGAAACGTGGCTGCCAGTCGAAATCCGGGTTTTCCAGCAGGGTTTCCAGCAGCAGCGGCTGGAAGGCGTCAGGGCAACTGATGCGCAGGCTGCGCTGGGCCGGCGCAGCGTGGGCCGCTGGCGTATGGCGGAGCGCTTCGCGCAGGCTGTCCAGGGCCTCGCGGATGGACCCGGAAAGGCGGTGCGCGACGAGCGTGGGCGCCACGCCGAGGTGGGTCTTGATGAACAGCGGATCGTCGCAGAGCAGGCGCAGGCGGCGCAGCGCGTTGCTCATCGCGGGCTGGGTCAGGCCCATGACTTCGGCCGCGCGGGTGATGCTGCGCTGGTGGTAGATGGCATCGAAGGCCATCAGCAGGTTGAGGTCGAGCTGGCGAAGGTCGAGCACGGTGCAGTCCACGCGGCGCGTTGAAACGGAGGCGGGATGCTAGTGGCCGCCCTCCCCCTGTCGGTCATCCCCACAGGACAAAAAAAGATCAGGTGCGGCCTGCGGCGACGAACGAGGTCGCGGCATTCGCTTGGTGAATGCGGTTCGGCTTGCGCCGCGCGCTTGGCATAGTGAAGTGCTCACCGGGAGGGCGTGCGATGAACGAGTTCGAACACCGGATGCTGGCGGTCAACGGCATCCAGCTCAGCCTCTACAGTTGCGGCCCGCTGGATGGTCGACCGGTCTGGCTGCTGCATGGCTTTCCCGAGTGCTGGCATTCCTGGCAGCACCAGATGCGCGCGCTGGCGGCTGCCGGTTATCGCGTGTTCGCCCCGGAGATGCGTGGCTACGGCCAGAGCAGCGCGCCCGAGGCGGTGGACGCCTACGATGTGCTGACCTTGTGCGCGGACATCCAGGCGGCGATGGACGTGCTGGGCCATGAGCGCGTGGCGATGGTCGGCCACGACTGGGGGGCCCCGGTGGCCTGGCACCTGGCGCTGCTGGAGCCTGAGCGGATCGAGGCTCTGGTGACGCTGTCGGTGCCTTTCGCCGGAAGGCCGAAGCGACCGGCGGTGGAAATCATGCGCGAGGTGTTCGCCGGGCGATTCTTCTACATCCTCTACTTCCAGCAGCCTGGCGTCGCGGAGGCGGAGCTGGATGCGGACATCGCTCTGAGCCTGCGGCACTTCCTGGGCGACAATGTGCGCCTGGCGCCGGACCAGACGCCGGACACACCGCTGTTCGCGCACTCCCCGCCGCCACCGGAGCACCCAGCCTGGTGCAGTGCCGAGGACTTCCAGTGGTATGTGCGCACCTTCGCCGGACGCGGCCTGCGCGGTGCGTTGAACTGGTACCGCAACTTCGAGCGCACCTGGCAGCGCACCGAGCCGCTGGCGGGGCGCAAGGTCGAGCAGCCGACGCTGTTCCTGATCGGCGACCGCGATCCGGTTGGCCGCTTCGAGTCCTACACCTTGCAGCGGATGCCCGAACATGTGCCGCATCTGGAACAGCACACGCTGGAGAACTGCGGGCACTGGATTCAGAACCAGCAGCCGGCGCGGGTCAACGCACTGCTGCTGGACTTCCTCGGTCGCCATTACGGCGCCTGAGCCAGGCCGGCTTGTGGACGCAGGTTGCGATGGGTAAGGTCTGACGCCACTGTGCCGTCCGCCGAGTCCCATGAGCGCATCCCACGTCGAATTGCCCAACGCCTTCTACGCGCCGACCCTGCTGCCGGCCATCGAGGAACTGTTGTCCCGAGGCGTCGGCGCCCAGGCCCTGGAAGCGTGTTTCCGGCGCAGCCTGCTGGAGCTGCGCACGCCGCTGGTGCGGGTTCCACTGTTCCTCTCGCGGCGCTTCTGGGCGTTGGCGGAAGAGGCCAGCGGTGACCCGGCGATCGGCTTGCAGGCCGCGCGGCACTTCGCGTCCAGCCTCACCAATGGGCTGACCTACCTGTTCGATGTGGCGCCGACGCTGGAGTCGGCCTGCGCGCATTTCGCCGAGTACTTTCCCTACTTCAACGGCTCGCTGTGCGTCGAGCTGCACCGCCGCGACGGCAGGGTGATGCTGTCGCTGCGCGAGCGCGGCGCGCTGCGTTCCGGCCGCCAGAGCCGCGAGTACACGGTGGTGGGCATCTGCAGCCTGCTGCGGCGCAAGCTGCTGGCCAGCGGGATCACCCAGGACCCGTTGCTGAGCATCGACCTGCCCGGTGCCGCGCCAGTCAACGACGAGCGCTATGTGCAGGCGCTGCGCGCGCCACTGCGATGGGGCGCGCCGGACCTGGTGCTGCACCTGGACGCCGCGCTGTTCGGGCGTGTGCTGGCGCCGCACAACGCGATGCTGGAAGGCACCCTGGTCGGCTTGCTCGACCAGGCGCGGGCGCAGACCCAGCGCACTTTGCTGGATGACGCGGCTGACTACATCGCGCGGGAGCTGCCTGGCGGGGCGAGCTTCCAGTCGTTTTGCGAAGGCCGCCACCTGACTGAGCGCACGGCCGCGCGGCGGTTGCTCAGCCACGGCTGGCGCTACAGCGAACTGCTCGACGAGCAGCGTCGCTACCTGGCGGTGGACTTGCTGGAGGATGCGCGGCTGGGCTTGGCGCAGATCACCGACCAGCTCGGCTACGGCGATCTGCAGAGTTTCTCCCGCGCCTTCAGCCGCTGGTACGGCACCAGCCCGGGCGCCTGGCGCGACGCCCTGCCCGGCTGATTCAGGCGCTGCGGCGCATGCCGATGTGCGGGATGTCATCTTCCAGGTAGACCTCAGTGACCGGCGCGAAACCGTAGCGACCGTAGTAGCCCTGCAGATGCGCCTGCGCCGAGAGGTAGATCGGCAGGCCCGGCCAGCGCCGGGCGATGTCGGCGAGGGCGTGTTCCATCAGTTCATGGCCCAGGCCCTGGCCGCGCCCGTTCGGCGCGATCACCACGCGGCCAATCACCACCTCACCGTCGTGCTGAAGC
The Pseudomonas triclosanedens DNA segment above includes these coding regions:
- a CDS encoding LysR family transcriptional regulator; this encodes MLDLRQLDLNLLMAFDAIYHQRSITRAAEVMGLTQPAMSNALRRLRLLCDDPLFIKTHLGVAPTLVAHRLSGSIREALDSLREALRHTPAAHAAPAQRSLRISCPDAFQPLLLETLLENPDFDWQPRFYQSRRREALQELATGKLDLLIDLDQPLSQQNGLRKLPLLSDQYVFAYGAALTQPPRTREEYLRTPQIQVSQRRDGLAPVDLELGLRGQRRNIAVSVQSALAARVIADRQPLGLTLPGRVAQVLGLQHCPLPLEQPLRLELCLYVESRYRFEQAVERAIRQVQQTFAGLVRTTRRSAGA
- a CDS encoding GNAT family N-acetyltransferase, producing the protein MSRTWTCKHHSELSTEELYAILSLRTEVFVVEQKCPYQEVDGLDLIGDTCHLMVEEGGQLLGYLRLLDPLQHDGEVVIGRVVIAPNGRGQGLGHELMEHALADIARRWPGLPIYLSAQAHLQGYYGRYGFAPVTEVYLEDDIPHIGMRRSA
- a CDS encoding AraC family transcriptional regulator — encoded protein: MSASHVELPNAFYAPTLLPAIEELLSRGVGAQALEACFRRSLLELRTPLVRVPLFLSRRFWALAEEASGDPAIGLQAARHFASSLTNGLTYLFDVAPTLESACAHFAEYFPYFNGSLCVELHRRDGRVMLSLRERGALRSGRQSREYTVVGICSLLRRKLLASGITQDPLLSIDLPGAAPVNDERYVQALRAPLRWGAPDLVLHLDAALFGRVLAPHNAMLEGTLVGLLDQARAQTQRTLLDDAADYIARELPGGASFQSFCEGRHLTERTAARRLLSHGWRYSELLDEQRRYLAVDLLEDARLGLAQITDQLGYGDLQSFSRAFSRWYGTSPGAWRDALPG
- a CDS encoding alpha/beta fold hydrolase — translated: MNEFEHRMLAVNGIQLSLYSCGPLDGRPVWLLHGFPECWHSWQHQMRALAAAGYRVFAPEMRGYGQSSAPEAVDAYDVLTLCADIQAAMDVLGHERVAMVGHDWGAPVAWHLALLEPERIEALVTLSVPFAGRPKRPAVEIMREVFAGRFFYILYFQQPGVAEAELDADIALSLRHFLGDNVRLAPDQTPDTPLFAHSPPPPEHPAWCSAEDFQWYVRTFAGRGLRGALNWYRNFERTWQRTEPLAGRKVEQPTLFLIGDRDPVGRFESYTLQRMPEHVPHLEQHTLENCGHWIQNQQPARVNALLLDFLGRHYGA